A stretch of the Synechocystis sp. PCC 7338 genome encodes the following:
- a CDS encoding response regulator transcription factor → MRILLVEDDLPLAETLAEALSDQLYTVDIAPDASLAWDYAARLEYDLVILDVMLPELDGIALCQKWRSHGYLMPILMMTARDTINDKITGLDAGADDYVIKPVDLGELFARVRALLRRGCATCQPILEWGPIKLDPSTYEVSYDDEILPLTRKEYSILELLLRNGRRVLSRSMIIDSIWKLESPPEEDTVKVHVRSLRQKLKSAGLSADLIETVHGIGYRLANLAEKPLCQGKN, encoded by the coding sequence ATGAGAATTCTTTTAGTGGAAGATGATTTGCCGCTGGCGGAAACCCTGGCAGAGGCATTGAGCGATCAGCTTTACACTGTTGACATTGCCCCCGACGCTTCCTTGGCCTGGGACTATGCTGCCCGACTGGAATATGACCTGGTTATTTTGGATGTGATGTTGCCGGAGTTGGACGGGATTGCACTCTGCCAAAAATGGCGATCGCACGGTTATTTAATGCCAATTTTAATGATGACAGCCAGGGATACCATCAACGATAAAATCACCGGTTTAGATGCCGGAGCCGATGACTATGTGATCAAGCCGGTGGATTTAGGAGAATTATTCGCCAGGGTGCGGGCTTTGTTGCGTCGGGGTTGTGCAACGTGTCAACCAATTTTGGAATGGGGACCGATCAAGCTGGATCCAAGCACCTATGAAGTTAGTTACGATGACGAGATTTTGCCCTTGACCCGCAAGGAATACAGTATTCTCGAACTGCTACTCCGCAATGGTCGTCGGGTTCTGAGTCGGAGCATGATTATCGATAGCATTTGGAAGTTGGAGAGTCCCCCGGAGGAAGATACGGTTAAGGTGCATGTGCGGAGTTTGCGGCAAAAATTGAAAAGTGCTGGTTTATCAGCAGATCTAATTGAAACGGTTCATGGCATTGGGTATCGTCTTGCCAATTTGGCGGAAAAGCCTTTGTGTCAAGGGAAAAACTAG
- a CDS encoding phycobilisome rod-core linker polypeptide, whose translation MTLPLIAYSPVSQNQRVANYEVSGDEHAHIFTTEDSLSPSDMDNLIAAAYRQVFNEQQMIQSNRQIALESQLKNQQITVRDFIRGLAISDSFRRRNFEANNNYRFAQMCIQRLLGRDVYSEEEKIAWSIVIATKGLPGFINELVNSEEYLENFGYDTVPYQRRRILPQRVSGELPFARMPRYGADHREKLEAIGYFCNQAPLTYRWEWQKQPYPAGVYLAGKVVLYAGGALVSLGVVAVALSAWGIIGL comes from the coding sequence ATGACACTGCCTTTAATTGCCTATTCCCCCGTTAGTCAGAATCAACGGGTTGCCAACTACGAAGTCTCTGGAGATGAACACGCCCATATTTTCACCACGGAGGACAGCCTTTCCCCCTCGGACATGGATAATCTGATTGCCGCGGCCTATCGTCAGGTATTCAATGAGCAACAAATGATTCAAAGTAATCGGCAGATTGCCTTGGAATCCCAATTAAAAAATCAGCAAATTACCGTAAGGGATTTTATCCGTGGTTTGGCTATTTCCGATAGCTTTCGTCGCCGTAATTTTGAAGCAAATAATAACTATCGTTTTGCACAAATGTGTATTCAACGATTATTGGGTCGAGATGTTTATAGTGAAGAAGAAAAAATTGCTTGGTCCATTGTGATTGCCACCAAGGGGTTACCCGGCTTCATCAATGAACTGGTCAATAGTGAGGAATATCTGGAAAACTTTGGCTATGACACCGTGCCCTATCAACGGCGGCGCATTCTGCCCCAACGAGTCAGTGGTGAGTTACCCTTTGCCCGCATGCCCCGTTACGGTGCTGATCATCGGGAAAAACTAGAGGCGATCGGTTACTTCTGTAATCAAGCTCCCCTAACCTACCGTTGGGAATGGCAAAAGCAACCCTATCCCGCTGGGGTTTATTTAGCCGGGAAAGTGGTTCTTTATGCCGGAGGAGCATTGGTGAGTTTGGGGGTAGTTGCCGTTGCCCTTAGTGCCTGGGGCATCATCGGACTGTAG